One window of Channa argus isolate prfri chromosome 4, Channa argus male v1.0, whole genome shotgun sequence genomic DNA carries:
- the man2c1 gene encoding alpha-mannosidase 2C1 — protein MYHRPVLKNRRTLLERADKFISDIYFTDCNLRGRLYGDSCPLDSLASFLTPERITFTEASKQNFAPYKVGETFGPTWWTCWFKVTLTIPDSWRGKEVHLLWESDGEAMVWRDGQPFQGLTKEGEKTSCILSDCIKDEEPHSVILYVETACNGLFGAGQGSMIAAPDPNRKFSVQRAELVVFNRHVRELLTDFEMLVDIVKNLGEGEQRGFQALFTVNEMVNLCDPFDPNTFSKAHSLAKNFFSQRNGESQHTVHAMGHCHIDTAWLWPYEETIRKCGRSWVTVIRLMEKNADFVFTCSQAQQFQWVKTWYPGLFSQIQHYVQKGQFIPVGGTWVEMDGNLPSGESMVRQFLEGQHFFNKEFGIHCKEFWLPDTFGYSAQLPQIMQGCGISNFLTQKLSWNLVNTFPHHTFFWEGLDGSKVLTHFPPGNSYEMKVKIEDLVKTVKNNKDKGRANHSAVLFGFGDGGGGPTQLMLDRLHRVQDTDGLPKVQMSSPDRLFSQLYADSALLCTWTGELFLELHNGTYTTQAQIKQRNRQCEILLHDIEIASCLALCRERVFQYPVDKLQELWRLLLLNQFHDVIPGSCIEMVVEDALGYYEDIHRHGAILLHSACEALGPKGDAAGVFNSLSWERHEVIENQDGDGKSSLALVTVPSIGLSPIKNAQPVTPVSVTVQADGTVLMENGILRTVINKDGTLASLRLINANREAISNSSNGNQFVIFDDVPLYWDAWDVMDYHLQTRKLVQEVVQPVCVVSGDGLRGSVSFSLRISDKSSITQKIVMDAMCPYIKFNTEVKWEESHKFLKVEFPVQVHSPNATYEIQFGHLQRPTHRNTSWDWARFEVWGHKWADLSEHNFGVALLNDCKYGYSVYKNTMTLSLLRAPKAPDANADMGTHHFTYAIMPHTGSFQDASVIQCAYNLNFPLRLIQCAPDTLPWSAFSINTEAVILETIKQAKDREGALVVRLYESHGSSVTTTLCISLPIKEAWYCDLLEKQDTTQPATTSEGITLNFSPFQIVTLLLIL, from the exons ATGTATCATCGGCCTGTGCTGAAGAACAGGCGCACTCTCCTCGAGAGAGCGGATAAGTTCATTTCTGATATTTATTTCACAGACTGCAACCTAAGGGGACG ACTGTATGGCGACTCTTGCCCTCTGGACTCCCTCGCCTCCTTCTTGACCCCTGAACGGATCACGTTCACAGAAGCTTCCAAGCAGAACTTTGCACCTTATAAAGTTGGCGAAACCTTTGGACCAAC GTGGTGGACTTGCTGGTTTAAAGTGACTCTGACAATCCCTGACTCCTGGAGAGGGAAGGAGGTTCATCTTCTGTGGGAAAGCGATGGAGAAGCAATGGTTTGGAGAGATGGACAGCCATTCCAG GGCCTGACAAAAGAGGGTGAAAAGACAAGTTGCATCCTGTCTGACTGTATAAAAGATGAAGAGCCACACAG TGTCATCCTCTATGTAGAGACTGCCTGTAATGGGCTTTTTGGAGCTGGTCAAGGGTCCATGATTGCAGCTCCAGACCCCAACAGAAAGTTTTCTGTACAGAGAGCTGAGCTGGTGGTATTTAACCGTCATGTCAGGGAGCTGCTGACTGACTTTGAGATGCTTGTTGACATTGTAAAG AACCTAGGAGAGGGGGAGCAACGAGGCTTCCAGGCACTCTTCACAGTCAATGAGATGGTGAATCTCTGTGACCCGTTTGATCCTAACACTTTCTCCAAAGCACACAGTCTGGCTAAGAACTTCTTTAGCCAGCGAAATGGAGAGAGCCAGCACACTGTCCATGCAATGGGACACTGCCACATAGACACAG CATGGCTTTGGCCTTATGAAGAGACCATTCGCAAATGTGGTCGAAGTTGGGTGACCGTGATCCGTTTAATGgagaaaaatgcagattttGTGTTTACTTGTTCTCAG GCCCAGCAGTTTCAGTGGGTAAAAACCTGGTACCCAGGACTCTTCTCCCAAATTCAGCACTATGTCCAAAAAGGCCAGTTCATTCCAGTAGGGGGAACGTGGGTGGAAATG GATGGCAATTTGCCTTCAGGTGAGTCCATGGTCCGACAGTTCCTGGAAGGCCAGCATTTCTTTAACAAAGAGTTTGGGATCCATTGTAAAGAG TTCTGGCTTCCAGACACTTTTGGCTACTCTGCCCAACTTCCTCAGATAATGCAGGGATGTGGAATTTCCAACTTTTTGACACAGAAGCTGAGCTGGAATCTTGTCAACACCTTCCCT CACCACACATTTTTCTGGGAAGGTCTGGACGGCTCCAAGGTTTTAACTCATTTCCCACCAGGAAATTCTTATGAAATGAAAGTCAAGATTGAAGAC cTAGTGAAAACTGTGAAGAATAACAAAGACAAAGGAAGAGCCAACCACAGTGCAGTGTTGTTTGGATTTGGTGATGGTGGAGGTGGACCCACACAGCTAATGCTAGACAGACTGCACCGGGTCCAAGACACAGATGGACTTCCCAA AGTCCAGATGTCTAGCCCTGACCGGCTTTTCTCTCAGCTTTACGCTGACTCAGCTCTACTTTGCACGTGGACCGGAGAGCTCTTTCTGGAGCTCCACAATGGCACCTACACAACACAGGCACAG ATTAAACAAAGGAACCGCCAGTGTGAGATCCTCCTTCATGACATTGAGATTGCAAGCTGCTTGGCGCTGTGCCGAGAAAGGGTGTTTCAGTATCCTGTGGATAAACTGCAAGAGCTCTGGAG gctgcTTCTGTTGAACCAGTTTCATGATGTAATCCCCGGCAGTTGTATAGAGATGGTTGTGGAAGATGCACTCGGGTATTATGAAG ATATCCATAGGCATGGTGCCATTCTGCTGCATAGTGCATGTGAGGCTCTGGGGCCAAAAGGAGATGCTGCTGGTGTGTTTAACTCTTTGTCATGGGAGCGCCATGAGGTCATCGAGAATCAAGACGGAGATGGCAAATCTAGTCTTG CTCTGGTAACAGTTCCCAGCATTGGTTTATCGCCCATCAAAAACGCACAACCTGTGACTCCAGTATCTGTCACTGTTCAG GCTGATGGTACTGTCCTCATGGAGAATGGGATTTTACGGACTGTCATCAACAAAGATGGCACTTTGGCATCACTGCGTTTGATTAATGCAAACAG AGAAGCCATCTCCAACAGCTCTAATGGGAACCAGTTTGTCATATTTGATGATGTTCCCCTATATTGGGATGCTTGGGATGTAATGGACTACCATCTTCAGACAAG GAAGCTGGTGCAGGAGGTGGTGCAGCCAGTTTGTGTGGTGTCCGGGGACGGGCTCCGCGGCAGTGTCAGCTTCAGCCTCAGAATCAGCGATAAGAGCAGTATCACACAGAAGATTGTCATGGACGCCATGTGTCCTTACATCAAGTTTAACACAGAG GTGAAATGGGAAGAGTCACATAAGTTTCTTAAAGTTGAATTCCCTGTGCAAGTGCACAGCCCCAATGCTACATATGAGATCCAGTTTGGCCATCTGCAGAGACCCACGCACAGGAACACTTCATGGGACTGGGCCAGATTTGAG GTTTGGGGTCACAAATGGGCCGATTTGTCAGAGCACAACTTTGGAGTTGCACTGTTGAATGACTGCAAATATGGTTATTCAGTCTACAAAAATACCATGACCTTGTCCCT ACTGAGAGCACCTAAGGCCCCAGATGCAAATGCTGACATGGGGACGCATCACTTCACATATGCAATCATGCCACACACAG GATCCTTCCAGGATGCGTCTGTCATCCAGTGTGCCTACAACCTCAACTTCCCTCTCAGGTTAATCCAGTGCGCTCCTGACACTCTGCCCTGGAGTGCCTTTTCCATCAACACGGAGGCAGTCATCCTTGAGACCATTAAACAG GCCAAAGACAGGGAGGGGGCACTTGTAGTCCGACTCTATGAGTCACATGGAAGCAGTGTAACTACAACCCTTTGCATCAGCCTTCCAATAAAAGAGGCGTGGTA TTGTGACCTCCTGGAGAAGCAAGACACCACTCAGCCAGCCACCACTTCAGAGGGAATTACTCTGAACTTCAGCCCCTTTCAAATTGTTACACTTCTCCTCATTTTGTGA
- the ca12 gene encoding carbonic anhydrase 12 isoform X2 yields MHFLRFTPILLLQLTFYSGLYGAKWMYSGPEGEHHWSKHYPYCGGAFQSPIDIKSELLRFDPTLRPIEVQNYNLSPNEQLTLGNNGHSVQISLPPKMYISSLSHRYTAAQLHFHWGSSSRPVGSEHMVNSKQYAAEMHVVHFNSDKYHNMSVAVDKSDGLAVLGVLIEIGEFNPAFENFLKFINGIKYRGQKVQLPGFNIKALLPARLDEYYRYDGSLTTPPCYPSVLWTVFRNYITISQKQFLDLSTALYSSHAQDLTHVPLNGNYRKSQLVDSRVVLVSFKEAELSWKNTGFLVSMLMGSLLGLVFTVSLICCLLRRKRSTAEQENSKGVGYNVGERVEYGSGV; encoded by the exons ATGCACTTTCTGAGATTCACACCCATCCTTTTGCTGCAGCTGACTTTTTACTCTGGACTGTACG GTGCCAAGTGGATGTACAGTG GGCCAGAGGGAGAACACCACTGGTCCAAGCATTATCCATATTGTGGTGGAGCTTTCCAGTCTCCAATAGACATCAAGTCAGAGCTGCTGAGGTTTGACCCAACCTTACGTCCAATTGAAGTTCAAAACTACAACCTGTCACCCAACGAGCAGCTCACTCTTGGAAATAATGGACATTCTG TACAAATCTCCCTGCCGCCCAAGATGTACATATCCAGTCTGTCTCATCGTTACACTGCTGCTCAACTTCATTTCCACTGGGGCTCCTCTAGCAGACCTGTGGGATCCGAACACATGGTGAACAGTAAGCAGTATGCAGCAGAG atgcATGTGGTACACTTCAATTCAGACAAGTACCACAATATGTCCGTGGCTGTAGACAAATCGGATGGCCTGGCTGTGCTGGGTGTCCTGATTGAG ATTGGGGAGTTCAATCCTGCgtttgaaaactttctgaagtTTATCAATGGAATCAAATACAGAG GTCAGAAGGTGCAGTTGCCTGGTTTCAACATCAAAGCACTGCTGCCTGCACGTTTGGATGAGTATTATCGCTATGACGGGTCACTGACAACTCCACCATGCTATCCCAGTGTACTGTGGACTGTGTTCAGGAATTATATAACAATATCTCAAAAACAG TTTCTAGACCTGTCTACAGCTCTGTACTCCTCCCATGCTCAAGACCTAACTCATGTGCCCCTGAATGGGAACTACAGAAAATCACAGCTTGTCGATAGCCGAGTTGTCCTAGTATCTTTTAAGGAGG CTGAGCTATCTTGGAAGAACACTG GTTTCCTGGTTTCCATGCTGATGGGCTCTCTGCTAGGACTTGTTTTCACTGTCTCTTTAATATGCTGTCTATTAAGAAGAAAAAG ATCCACTGCTGAACAGGAGAACAGCAAAGGTGTTGGATACAATGTTGGAGAGAGAGTTGAGTATGGTTCAGGAGTGTAG
- the ca12 gene encoding carbonic anhydrase 12 isoform X1, which yields MHFLRFTPILLLQLTFYSGLYGAKWMYSGPEGEHHWSKHYPYCGGAFQSPIDIKSELLRFDPTLRPIEVQNYNLSPNEQLTLGNNGHSVQISLPPKMYISSLSHRYTAAQLHFHWGSSSRPVGSEHMVNSKQYAAEMHVVHFNSDKYHNMSVAVDKSDGLAVLGVLIEIGEFNPAFENFLKFINGIKYRGQKVQLPGFNIKALLPARLDEYYRYDGSLTTPPCYPSVLWTVFRNYITISQKQFLDLSTALYSSHAQDLTHVPLNGNYRKSQLVDSRVVLVSFKEGRGLHGTLTVTSPLIRKRIVQQLLVGDLADLADEGLYQLLTSGKEKDLKQHESETLEKLKKQTLNPSVGRKSQTNRSVGKLRPAEDALCYISFQKRISLQLKQRHTENQLVQGLRDAVFPELNFKSYLDCKSDLAIPTIRHILRGRPTDEAFELDRSLTKALMNHRKTSTTIKKSVPGTNYGSLSPATVPRKPQNQGYPHPWLLPMEWED from the exons ATGCACTTTCTGAGATTCACACCCATCCTTTTGCTGCAGCTGACTTTTTACTCTGGACTGTACG GTGCCAAGTGGATGTACAGTG GGCCAGAGGGAGAACACCACTGGTCCAAGCATTATCCATATTGTGGTGGAGCTTTCCAGTCTCCAATAGACATCAAGTCAGAGCTGCTGAGGTTTGACCCAACCTTACGTCCAATTGAAGTTCAAAACTACAACCTGTCACCCAACGAGCAGCTCACTCTTGGAAATAATGGACATTCTG TACAAATCTCCCTGCCGCCCAAGATGTACATATCCAGTCTGTCTCATCGTTACACTGCTGCTCAACTTCATTTCCACTGGGGCTCCTCTAGCAGACCTGTGGGATCCGAACACATGGTGAACAGTAAGCAGTATGCAGCAGAG atgcATGTGGTACACTTCAATTCAGACAAGTACCACAATATGTCCGTGGCTGTAGACAAATCGGATGGCCTGGCTGTGCTGGGTGTCCTGATTGAG ATTGGGGAGTTCAATCCTGCgtttgaaaactttctgaagtTTATCAATGGAATCAAATACAGAG GTCAGAAGGTGCAGTTGCCTGGTTTCAACATCAAAGCACTGCTGCCTGCACGTTTGGATGAGTATTATCGCTATGACGGGTCACTGACAACTCCACCATGCTATCCCAGTGTACTGTGGACTGTGTTCAGGAATTATATAACAATATCTCAAAAACAG TTTCTAGACCTGTCTACAGCTCTGTACTCCTCCCATGCTCAAGACCTAACTCATGTGCCCCTGAATGGGAACTACAGAAAATCACAGCTTGTCGATAGCCGAGTTGTCCTAGTATCTTTTAAGGAGG GCAGAGGACTGCATGGTACACTTACAGTCACATCTCCACTCATAAGGAAGCGAATTGTACAGCAGCTTCTGGTTGGTGACCTAGCAGACCTGGCTGATGAAGGGCTCTATCAACTCCTTACTAGTGGCAAAGAGAAAGACCTCAAGCAACATGAGAGTGAGACCctggaaaagttaaaaaaacaaacactgaatccATCCGTGGGGAGAAAGAGCCAGACCAACCGCTCTGTGGGAAAATTAAGACCGGCTGAAGATGCACTGTGTTACATCTCATTTCAAAAGAGAATTTCCCTTCAGCTGAAACAGCGGCACACTGAAAACCAACTGGTTCAAGGTCTTAGAGATGCAGTTTTTCCTGAGCTCAACTTCAAGAGCTACCTGGACTGTAAGTCAGATTTAGCAATCCCCACTATTAGACATATTCTCCGTGGACGGCCAACAGATGAGGCTTTTGAGTTGGATCGCTCCCTGACGAAGGCCTTGATGAATCATAGGAAAACTTCCACTACAATCAAGAAAAGTGTCCCAGGGACAAACTATGGCAGTCTTTCCCCTGCTACTGTTCCACGGAAACCACAAAATCAGGGTTATCCACATCCTTGGCTTTTGCCAATGGAGTGGGAAGACTAG
- the si:dkeyp-73b11.8 gene encoding BPTI/Kunitz domain-containing protein codes for MKLLLFWGIASAAFHISHSNIPEFCQLPEDQGIGSSFNFFVYYDANHDQCSPFIFKGQGGNANRFKSEIDCIRNCSSNANKIYPMEASKFCILPKAVGDCSAQILSYYYDAVQHKCKTFHYSGCHGNGNRFSDISNCNSTCAGIHNDDFTSEEEETDTPIAIICGVLLAVIIVTFLITVIVLTLQSRKKSTKKKAPEKSKDPESKSPLQEEGIEMA; via the exons ATGAAGCTCCTGCTGTTTTGGGGAATTGCTTCTGCTGCATTCCACATCAGCCATTCGAACATTCCAG AATTTTGTCAGCTGCCCGAAGACCAAGGCATAGGCTCAAGCTTCAATTTTTTTGTGTACTATGATGCCAACCACGATCAGTGCAGTCCTTTCATATTCAAAGGCCAAGGGGGAAATGCCAACcgttttaaaagtgaaattgaCTGCATAAGAAACTGTTCTTCCAATGCCAACAAAATCTACCCTATGGAAG CATCCAAATTCTGCATATTACCAAAGGCAGTAGGTGATTGCAGTGCTCAGATTTTGAGTTATTACTATGATGCTGTtcaacacaaatgcaaaacattccATTATTCTGGATGTCATGGAAATGGAAACAGGTTTTCAGACATTTCCAACTGCAACAGCACCTGTGCAGGCATCCACA aTGATGATTTTAcctcagaggaagaggaaacagaCACTCCTATTG caatcATCTGTGGAGTTTTGCTTGCTGTCATCATTGTCACTTTCCTCATAACAGTGATTGTCTTGACCCTTCAATCAAG GAAGAAGAGCACCAAGAAGAAGGCACCAGAAAAGAGTAAAGACCCCGAGTCTAAGTCACCTCTTCAGGAGGAAGGGATTGAAATGGCATAG